One region of Alosa sapidissima isolate fAloSap1 chromosome 1, fAloSap1.pri, whole genome shotgun sequence genomic DNA includes:
- the LOC121715776 gene encoding tensin-3-like, whose product MEEGYELDLTYVTERIIAVSFPRVCSEETYLHNLKDVTRMLKSKHADNYLVINLSEKRHDLSKMNPKTLDTGWPDLHAPPLDKICTICKAMESWLHADPLHVVVIHCRGGKGRIGVVISSFVHFTDISASADQALDRFAMRKFYDDKVSALMTPSQKRYVWILNSLLSGSMKINASPLFLHWVIVHGIPNFDSAGVCRPYLKVYQGMQAVYSSGVYLIGPGHRNRLCIALEPAQLLKGDIMVKCYHKSSASNRDIIFRLQFHTGAVQGYNLMFEKEDMECANKDSRFPDYGKVELVFSEGPEKIQGAERWQNGPDVTVDYSLTDPLTRWDSYQNICNGEVPQSQSQGSPLDKAEAVATRSPSDSSALRRAGGGLTSATSSPEHSDHALSASSDSGLSNASLWTERGSLPSSSTTTATATKASGPSQQERAELHRLLSGFGLDTPAGMLHGGGVEGERDGVAAVGVHRATRQAQANHGGGRPQISPKERETDILDDEEGLLMSGHDLRSTDSLGTLSSSCHESSQNSLLSDGFGSPGGPEDVTAHHHHQHHHHQQQQQHQHLSNNSHHGHQYLQHQQHQHQQNQQQYHHAAAGVEEYERAYGEARRGCLGQRSTSVPAASSPSSCGTGPRAGSFQQGGYSTHTWVQQQQMVAAQQYSYLPEELAAEVAALTAMPTDGYRRVGEQGASPSPEPPAAAQGNGTNAVPEMTASRTAADKSRDEEFNSLTVDIDNSIDQLNQLIMDLDPTFVPIPTRSSSVKRNAGAPANGPTTACPNGTTHRVSGHSRAAVQQPAVGPGDVRPEGGRSLSRQASDVPDHPGQQPWGLREEFGEQATYPSSCAPHTQHSGIYRAESLDYRSQSVELDSGVEAGSDMVPPTPSFPISPPTPYVKNISDFLHLRQTPSPSMQMYGAYRPDLDSRVYTDIMGHATEPGLPDHSPACHHTFGRSATLGGTLTRTDNLVQSPWQESPLLCRQASLPPQRSGTTDFSHHQSSPPGHHPHPAPNAHSSPRGSQRSRAARYASCRSPARSFDEHDSLATPADLGPAAGLLLVEATQGLSAQLHQQPLHQPPLLPEKRRASDGEHSLGSASPALSGFSSPHSGSSLSIPFPSVLPEMQGRGTPGTSSPLPDVLASKQVTVKFVQDTSKFWYKPDIARDQAIAVLKDKEPGSFIVRDSHSFRGAYGLAMKVATPPPSVLQQSKKGGDLSNELVRHFLIECTQKGVRLKGCPNEPYFGSLTALVCQHSITPLALPCKLIIPDRDPLEDVVETTTQSITNSATELLKQGAACNVWFLGSVEMESLTGGQAVQKATGEVLSMSPLPTSTVVHFKVSSQGITLTDNQRKLFFRRHYAVNTVIFCALDPQDRKWKRDGCASARIFGFVARKTGSAMDNVCHLFAEHDPEQPASAIVNFVSKVMIGSQKN is encoded by the exons ATGGAGGAGGGATATGAACTTGACTTGACCTACGTGACAGAGCGCATCATTGCTGTGTCCTTCCCTCGTGTCTGCTCCGAGGAGACTTACCTTCACAACCTGAAGGATGTCACGCGCATGCTCAAGTCCAAACATGCGGACAACTACCTG GTGATTAACCTGTCAGAAAAGAGACATGACCTTTCAAAGATGAATCCCAAG ACACTTGACACAGGTTGGCCTGACCTGCACGCTCCCCCCCTGGATAAAATCTGCACCATCTGTAAGGCCATGGAGAGCTGGCTCCATGCTGACCCGCTGCATGTGGTGGTCATCCACTGTAGG ggagggaaggggaggatTGGTGTGGTCATTTCCTCCTTTGTGCATTTCACAGACATCTCAGCAAG TGCTGACCAGGCCCTGGACCGCTTCGCCATGAGGAAGTTTTACGATGACAAGGTCTCCGCACTGATGACGCCCTCCCAGAAAAG ATATGTGTGGATCCTGAACAGCCTTCTGAGCGGCTCGATGAAGATCAACGCCTCGCCTCTCTTCCTACACTGGGTCATTGTCCACGGGATCCCCAATTTCGACAGTGCTGGAG TCTGTCGTCCATACCTGAAGGTTTACCAGGGGATGCAGGCAGTCTATTCCTCTGGAGTTTA TCTCATCGGGCCAGGCCACAGGAACAGGCTATGCATCGCACTGGAGCCGGCTCAGCTGCTGAAGGGAGACATCATG GTCAAATGCTATCATAAGAGCAGTGCCTCCAACAGGGATATCATCTTCAGACTGCAGTTCCACACAGGAGCGGTGCAAGGCTACAATCTTATGTTTGAGAAAGAGGATATGGAGTGTGCTAACAAAg ATTCCAGATTTCCGGATTATGGAAAAGTGGAGCTAGTGTTTTCCGAGGGCCCAGAGAAGATCCAAG GTGCGGAGCGCTGGCAGAACGGCCCAGATGTGACCGTGGACTACAGCTTGACCGACCCGCTGACCCGCTGGGACTCCTACCAGAACATCTGCAACGGTGAAG TGCCTCAGTCCCAGTCCCAGGGCTCCCCTCTGGACAAAGCGGAGGCGGTGGCCACCAGAAGTCCGAGTGACAGCTCCGCGCTGAGGAGGGCCGGCGGCGGCCTGACCTCGGCCACCAGCAGCCCTGAGCACAGCGACCACGCCCTGTCGGCCAGCAGCGACTCCGGCCTGTCCAACGCCTCCCTGTGGACAGAGCGCGGCTCCTTGCCGTCCTCGTCCACCACGACCGCCACCGCCACCAAAGCGTCGGGCCCCAGCCAGCAGGAGAGGGCCGAGCTCCATCGCCTGCTGAGCGGCTTCGGCCTGGACACCCCGGCCGGCATGCTCCACGGAGGCGGCGTGGAGGGGGAGCGGGACGGTGTCGCGGCCGTGGGCGTCCACAGGGCAACGCGCCAGGCCCAGGCCAACCACGGCGGCGGCAGGCCGCAAATATCGCCCAAGGAGCGGGAGACGGACATTCTGGACGACGAGGAGGGCCTCCTGATGTCCGGGCACGACTTACGCAGCACCGACAGCCTAGGGACGCTGTCCTCGTCCTGCCACGAGAGCAGCCAGAACTCACTGCTGTCGGACGGCTTCGGCAGCCCTGGCGGGCCAGAGGATGTGAcggcccaccaccaccaccagcaccaccaccaccagcagcagcagcagcaccagcacctcAGCAACAACAGCCATCACGGCCACCAGTATctccagcaccagcagcaccaaCACCAGCAGAACCAGCAGCAGTACCACCACGCGGCAGCGGGCGTGGAGGAGTACGAGCGGGCGTACGGCGAGGCTCGCCGTGGCTGCCTGGGTCAGAGGAGCACCTCAGTGCCCGCGGCGTCCTCGCCCTCGTCCTGCGGCACGGGGCCCCGCGCCGGGTCCTTCCAACAGGGCGGCTACTCCACCCACACGtgggtgcagcagcagcagatggtGGCCGCCCAGCAGTACTCCTACCTGCCCGAGGAGCTCGCCGCCGAGGTGGCCGCGCTGACGGCGATGCCGACGGACGGCTATCGCCGCGTAGGCGAGCAGGGCGCCAGCCCGTCGCCCGAGCCGCCGGCCGCCGCGCAGGGCAACGGCACGAACGCTGTCCCGGAGATGACCGCCTCCCGCACAGCCGCGGACAAGAGCCGCGACGAAGAGTTCAACTCGCTCACGGTGGACATCGACAATTCCATCGACCAGCTCAACCAGCTGATCATGGACCTGGACCCCACATTCGTGCCCATCCCCACCCGCTCCAGCTCGGTGAAGAGGAACGCTGGCGCTCCCGCCAATGGCCCCACCACTGCATGCCCCAACGGGACCACTCACAGAGTCAGTGGACATAGCCGAGCCGCGGTGCAGCAGCCAG CTGTCGGCCCTGGTGATGTGCGTCCGGAAGGTGGACGCAGTCTCAGCAGGCAGGCCAGTGATGTCCCGGACCACCCAGGCCAGCAGCCGTGGGGACTGAgggaggagtttggggagcagGCCACGTACCCCTCCTCATGTGCTccgcacacacag catAGTGGAATTTACAGGGCTGAAAGTCTAGACTACAGAAGTCAGAGTGTGGAGCTGGACAGTGGTGTGGAAGCTGGCAGTGACAtggtcccccccaccccctccttccCCATCTCCCCTCCCACACCTTACG TGAAAAATATATCAGACTTCCTGCATCTCAGGCAAACTCCATCTCCCAGCATGCAAATGTATGGAGCATACAGGCCAGATCTGG ACTCCAGGGTCTACACAGACATCATGGGTCACGCCACAGAGCCAGGCCTGCCTGACCACTCCCCAGCCTGCCACCACACCTTTGGTCGCTCCGCAACCCTCGGGGGAACTCTGACCCGAACAGACAA CCTGGTCCAGTCTCCGTGGCAGGAGAGCCCGCTGCTGTGCCGCCAGGCCTCCCTGCCCCCCCAGCGCTCCGGCACCACCGACTTCAGCCACCACCAGTCGTCGCCGCCGGGCCACCACCCTCACCCTGCCCCCAACGCCCACAGCTCTCCCCGGGGCAGCCAGCGCAGCCGCGCCGCCCGCTACGCCTCCTGCCGAAGCCCCGCGCGCAGCTTCGACGAGCACGACAGCCTGGCCACCCCCGCCGACCTGGGCCCCGCGGCCGGCCTTCTCCTGGTGGAGGCCACGCAGGGCCTGAGCGCGCAGCTCCACCAGCAGCCCCTGCACCAGCCCCCGCTGCTCCCCGAGAAGAGGAGGGCGTCGGACGGGGAGCACTCGCTGGGCTCGGCCTCGCCGGCACTCAGCGGCTTCTCCAGCCCCCACAGCGGCAGCTCGCTCAGCATCCCCTTCCCCAGCGTGCTGCCCGAGATGCAGGGCCGCGGCACGCCGGgcacctcctcacctctccctg ATGTGCTGGCAAGCAAACAAGTGACTGTGAAGTTTGTTCAGGATACATCCAAATTCTGGTATAAGCCTGACATCGCACGGGACCAAG CCATTGCTGTCCTGAAGGACAAAGAACCGGGCTCTTTCATCGTGCGAGACAGCCACTCCTTCCGAGGAGCGTACGGATTGGCCATGAAGGTGGCCACACCCCCGCCCTCAGTCCTACAGCAGAGTAAGAAAG GAGGAGATCTGTCCAATGAGCTTGTTCGTCACTTCCTCATTGAGTGTACTCAGAAAGGCGTGCGGCTGAAGGGCTGTCCCAATGAGCCCTACTTTG GCAGTCTGACCGCCCTGGTGTGCCAGCACTCCATCACGCCCCTGGCTCTGCCCTGCAAGCTCATCATCCCGGACAGAG ATCCCCTGGAGGACGTAGTGGAGACCACAACCCAGTCCATCACCAACTCCGCCACAGAGCTCCTCAAGCAAGGGGCAG CGTGCAACGTGTGGTTCCTGGGCTCGGTGGAGATGGAGTCTCTGACGGGCGGCCAGGCGGTGCAGAAGGCCACTGGTGAAGTGCTCAGCATGAGCCCGCTGCCAACCTCCACTGTGGTGCACTTCAAAGTGTCCTCCCAGGGCATCACGCTCACTGACAATCAGAGGAA ACTGTTCTTTAGGAGACATTATGCAGTGAACACAGTGATATTCTGTGCTCTGGACCCCCAAGACAGAAA GTGGAAAAGAGATGGCTGTGCTTCAGCAAG GATATTTGGCTTTGTGGCGAGGAAGACAGGAAGTGCCATGGACAATGTGTGCCACCTGTTTGCTGAGCACGACCCGGAGCAACCAGCTAGTGCCATCGTCAACTTTGTGTCCAAGGTCATGATTGGTTCCCAGAAGAACTAG